A window of Candidatus Methylomirabilota bacterium genomic DNA:
ACAGACCGCTAGCGGACCGAGACCTGCGGCGTCGTGCCCGCCGGGCGCGTGGTCTTGTCCATGATCTTCATGGCCTTGAGCAGATCGACCGCGCGCTGCAGCTGGGGATCCCGCTTGAGCTGGTCCTGGAGCCGCGCCTGCTCGTCGACGATGGGCGGCGGCGCCTGCTCGCCCGCCGCGGGCTTGGGCATCTCCACGATGATGTCCGGCGTGATGCCCTTGCCGTGGATGGACCGGCCCTTGGGGGTGAAGTACTTGGCCGTGGTCAGCCTCAACCCCGAGCCATCGGAGAGCGGAATGATGGTCTGCACCGAGCCCTTGCCGAAGCTCTGCGTGCCCAGGACGACCGCGCGGCCCCAGTCCTGGAGGGCGCCGGCCACGATCTCAGAGGCCGAGGCACTGCCCTGGTTGACGAGAACGATGATGGGGAAGTCGCTCCAGATGCGCTTGCCCGCGGCCTGGAAGCGCATGTTCTGGTTGCGGACGCGGCCTTCCGTGTAGACGACGAGCTTGCCCGACTCCAGGAACTTCTCGGTCACCTCGACCGAGGAAGTCAGGAGTCCCCCCGGGTTGTTGCGGAGATCGAGGACGAGACCCTGGATCTTCTTGCCCTTGTTGTACTTCTCCAGAGCCCCCTCGACATCCTGGCCCGTCTTCTCCTGGAACTGGCGGAGGCGGATGTACTCGATGCCGGGCTCGAGCTCGCCGGTCTTGACGGACTGCACCTGGATCAGCTCGCGGGTGATCGAGTAGTCCTTGGGCTCGGTCAGGCCCTCGCGGACGATGCTGATGACGATCTTGCTCCCGGGCTTGCCGCGCATCCGCTTGACGGCATCGGAGAGCTGCATGTCCTTGGTCGACATGCCCTCGATCTTGACGATGCGGTCCCCGGGCAGGATGCCCGCGCGGAAGGCCGGCGTGCCCTCGATGGGCGCCACCACGGTCAGGATGTCATCCTTGAGGGTGATCTCGATGCCCAGGCCCCCGAACTGCCCCGTCGTCTCCACTCCCATCTCGCGGTACATGTCGGGATCCAGGAACGAGGAATGCGCATCGAGGCCACGCAGGGTGCCCTTGATCGCGCTGTAGACGAGGTCTTTGGGCGGCACTTCGTCGACGTACTGGCTCTGGATGATCGAGAGCACCTCGGTGAAGAGGCGGAGATTCTCGTAGGTGGCGGCCTGATCATTGCTCTTGCTGGCCACCCCGCCCCCCAGAGACAGGGTGAGCAGGAGCAAGAGGGCCGAGATCATCAACGCCTTCTTCACGTGACGCAAGGTGCTCATCGTGGTCTCCTTAGTCCCGCCGGTTCGAATCGCGCGACGGTCAGCCGCGCGGCTTCAGCCATTGAGCGGGGTCCTGGGGTCGCCCCTGGTAGCGCACCTCGAAATAGAGGCGCGGCCCCTGCAGCGAGCCCGTGTCCCCGACCGTCCCGATCACCTGCCCCTGCTTGATATCCTCG
This region includes:
- a CDS encoding S41 family peptidase translates to MSTLRHVKKALMISALLLLLTLSLGGGVASKSNDQAATYENLRLFTEVLSIIQSQYVDEVPPKDLVYSAIKGTLRGLDAHSSFLDPDMYREMGVETTGQFGGLGIEITLKDDILTVVAPIEGTPAFRAGILPGDRIVKIEGMSTKDMQLSDAVKRMRGKPGSKIVISIVREGLTEPKDYSITRELIQVQSVKTGELEPGIEYIRLRQFQEKTGQDVEGALEKYNKGKKIQGLVLDLRNNPGGLLTSSVEVTEKFLESGKLVVYTEGRVRNQNMRFQAAGKRIWSDFPIIVLVNQGSASASEIVAGALQDWGRAVVLGTQSFGKGSVQTIIPLSDGSGLRLTTAKYFTPKGRSIHGKGITPDIIVEMPKPAAGEQAPPPIVDEQARLQDQLKRDPQLQRAVDLLKAMKIMDKTTRPAGTTPQVSVR